GCGCCATGACCTGACGCTCGCGCGGTGTCAGCACGTCGAAGCGCACCCGGACCTGCTCGCGCTCGCGGCGCTCGACCCGCGCCCCCCGATCCCGGTCGACGGCGCGCCCGACCGCCGCGAGCAGATCCGGTCCGTCGAAGGGTTTCTGGATGAAGTCGACGGCGCCCGCCTTCATTGCCCGCACGCTCGACGGCACGGTGCCGTGACCGGTGAGGAAGACGATGGCGGGGTCGAGGCCGGCCGCGGCGAGCCGGTGCTGGAGGTCGAGCCCGCCGATGCCGGGCATGTGGAGATCGAGCACGAGGCAGGAGGGGCGTTCCGGGTGCGGCGCGGAGAGGAAGTCCTCCGCCGACGCGAACGCCTCCACCTCGAAACCCGCCGAGCG
The sequence above is a segment of the Deltaproteobacteria bacterium genome. Coding sequences within it:
- a CDS encoding response regulator transcription factor produces the protein MSADPVVFVVDDDASVRRSLARLLRSAGFEVEAFASAEDFLSAPHPERPSCLVLDLHMPGIGGLDLQHRLAAAGLDPAIVFLTGHGTVPSSVRAMKAGAVDFIQKPFDGPDLLAAVGRAVDRDRGARVERREREQVRVRFDVLTPRERQVMALVVAGLPNKLVADRLGTSEKTIKVHRGRVMAKMGAASLADLVRMGEKIGVRGDAG